One window of the Halobacillus litoralis genome contains the following:
- a CDS encoding CsbD family protein, producing MADKKGFSDKVKGAVNKVKGEAKDQAGNAKDDPKMQTDAKKDKIKGEAQNKAGDAKMQDEENKQH from the coding sequence ATGGCAGATAAAAAAGGCTTCAGCGATAAAGTAAAGGGCGCTGTTAATAAAGTAAAGGGTGAAGCAAAGGATCAGGCAGGCAATGCTAAGGACGATCCGAAAATGCAGACCGACGCCAAGAAAGATAAAATAAAAGGTGAAGCACAGAACAAAGCCGGCGACGCCAAGATGCAGGACGAGGAAAATAAGCAGCATTGA
- a CDS encoding DUF1572 family protein — MLVGKEYLRVVLERFNSLKSLGDRSLNQLSENEIHWKYNDESNSVAIIVKHLSGNMVSRWSDFLTSDGEKEYRKRDEEFIDDIETKAELITVWENGWKVLLESINELSEQDLLNTIYIRGESHLVLEAIERQMAHYAYHTGQIVYVSKQLKDNDWNSLSIPKGKSKEYLEEMLNKHQEK; from the coding sequence ATGTTGGTTGGAAAAGAATATTTGAGGGTAGTATTAGAAAGATTTAATAGTTTAAAAAGCCTTGGAGATAGATCATTAAACCAATTATCTGAAAACGAAATCCATTGGAAATATAATGATGAGTCCAACAGTGTAGCAATAATAGTAAAACATTTGAGTGGCAATATGGTTTCTAGATGGAGTGATTTTTTAACTTCAGATGGAGAGAAAGAGTATAGAAAACGTGATGAAGAATTTATTGATGATATAGAGACGAAAGCTGAGTTAATTACTGTTTGGGAAAATGGTTGGAAAGTACTGCTTGAGTCAATAAACGAATTAAGTGAGCAGGATTTATTAAATACAATATATATTCGTGGAGAAAGTCATTTGGTTCTAGAAGCTATTGAAAGGCAAATGGCACATTACGCCTATCATACCGGACAAATTGTCTACGTTAGCAAACAATTAAAAGATAACGATTGGAATAGTCTCAGTATACCAAAAGGGAAGTCTAAAGAATATTTAGAAGAAATGCTTAATAAGCACCAGGAAAAATAG
- a CDS encoding MarR family winged helix-turn-helix transcriptional regulator, producing the protein MSDKSLELIEQQVTDFIRRIVLTEKHRDSLDRSAYILLRQLSSYGPAGVKALAADLHLDISTISRQAAALVEKNYVEKVPNPEDRRAYFYQITELGSKELEENKQRRYQRLAGVLEEWSEEEKEKFGLLLQKYNQTVNRTMNLK; encoded by the coding sequence ATGAGTGACAAATCTCTTGAATTAATTGAACAGCAGGTGACCGATTTCATTCGTCGTATCGTTTTAACGGAAAAACACCGCGACAGTCTCGATCGTTCTGCCTATATTTTATTACGCCAGTTATCATCTTATGGACCTGCAGGGGTCAAAGCATTGGCCGCTGATCTCCACTTGGATATATCGACCATCAGCCGTCAGGCAGCAGCTTTAGTAGAAAAAAATTATGTAGAGAAAGTACCTAACCCTGAGGACAGAAGAGCTTACTTCTATCAAATTACTGAACTTGGTTCAAAGGAATTAGAAGAAAACAAACAACGCAGGTACCAACGGCTGGCAGGCGTTCTTGAGGAATGGTCGGAAGAAGAGAAAGAAAAATTTGGTCTTCTGCTGCAAAAGTACAATCAAACCGTAAATCGTACAATGAATTTAAAGTAA
- a CDS encoding NADH-dependent flavin oxidoreductase: MNEKYSSLFEPFTFKSGFRLDNRTIMAPMTTQSSFENGMVTIDEHLYYKRRATGVGMIITSCAQVMENGKFPGSLSAASDKHIESLSKLAESIKSCGTKAILQIFHVGRMGMSAAIGEQTVSASAIPAPRKDAETPRELSNEEVHEMVTAFGEATRRAIEAGFDGVEIHGANTYLIQQFFSPHSNRRNDEWGGTLEKRMRFPLAVVRSAKETIDSFAKKPFLFGYRISPEEIEEPGITLDDTLALMSQLKKEGLDYIHASVGDAQQSSIRNKESKEAVLAIIQEEMGHDFPLIGVGKIQTPDDALNTLELGIPLVAIGRGLLVEPDWIRKVKDGNESSIRTEITPKDYKDLCFPDSMWEYVQSRPGWLPFAESKPKR, from the coding sequence ATGAATGAGAAATATTCAAGTCTCTTTGAACCATTTACGTTTAAATCTGGATTTCGTCTAGACAATCGTACAATTATGGCACCAATGACTACTCAATCATCATTTGAAAATGGCATGGTCACCATAGATGAACATCTTTATTACAAAAGAAGAGCAACTGGCGTAGGTATGATTATTACTTCTTGTGCTCAAGTAATGGAGAACGGAAAGTTTCCGGGTTCACTTAGTGCGGCTTCCGACAAACATATCGAAAGTCTGTCTAAATTAGCTGAATCAATAAAGAGTTGTGGAACGAAGGCTATTTTACAGATTTTCCATGTTGGAAGAATGGGAATGAGTGCCGCCATTGGTGAGCAAACGGTAAGTGCCAGTGCCATCCCTGCACCACGCAAAGATGCTGAGACACCAAGAGAATTAAGCAATGAAGAAGTACATGAGATGGTTACAGCATTTGGAGAAGCTACCCGAAGAGCAATTGAAGCAGGGTTTGATGGTGTTGAAATTCATGGTGCCAACACTTATTTAATCCAACAATTCTTTTCTCCCCATTCTAATCGCAGAAATGATGAATGGGGAGGGACATTAGAAAAAAGAATGAGATTCCCTTTGGCAGTTGTCCGATCAGCAAAAGAAACGATTGATTCTTTTGCCAAAAAACCATTTTTGTTTGGATACCGTATTTCACCAGAAGAGATTGAAGAACCGGGCATCACGCTAGATGATACTCTTGCATTAATGAGCCAACTTAAAAAGGAAGGCTTAGATTATATCCATGCATCAGTAGGGGATGCGCAACAATCTTCCATTCGAAATAAAGAATCTAAGGAAGCCGTGCTAGCCATTATTCAAGAAGAAATGGGCCATGATTTTCCTTTGATAGGTGTTGGTAAAATTCAAACGCCAGATGATGCATTAAACACTTTAGAACTAGGGATTCCATTAGTAGCTATAGGAAGAGGATTACTCGTTGAGCCAGATTGGATACGCAAAGTCAAAGATGGTAATGAATCTTCCATTCGTACTGAAATTACACCAAAAGATTATAAAGACTTATGTTTTCCTGACTCAATGTGGGAATATGTTCAAAGTCGACCTGGCTGGCTGCCTTTTGCTGAAAGTAAACCTAAGAGATAA
- a CDS encoding VOC family protein, whose translation MKNITPFLMFQGGNAEEAMKYYTSLIEDSEIKSITRYGAEGPGEEGTIMQALFSLKGQEFMCIDSHVDHDFTFTPSFSIFVTCDTEEEIDSLYNKMIENGTALMPMDNYGFSKKFGWLNDQFGISWQLNLPE comes from the coding sequence ATGAAAAACATAACACCATTTTTAATGTTTCAAGGCGGTAATGCAGAAGAAGCTATGAAATACTACACATCGCTCATTGAGGATTCAGAAATTAAAAGCATTACTCGATACGGGGCAGAAGGACCAGGTGAAGAAGGTACAATTATGCAAGCTTTATTCTCCTTAAAAGGACAGGAGTTTATGTGTATTGACAGCCATGTTGACCATGATTTTACGTTTACTCCGTCTTTTTCTATATTTGTTACGTGTGATACCGAAGAGGAAATCGACAGCCTTTATAATAAAATGATAGAAAATGGCACAGCACTCATGCCTATGGATAACTATGGGTTCAGCAAAAAATTCGGATGGTTGAACGATCAGTTTGGTATATCCTGGCAGTTAAATTTACCAGAGTAA
- a CDS encoding MarR family winged helix-turn-helix transcriptional regulator, with translation MNENELFNAWINLTKFHDRLLKSMDYTLKNQFQLGIKEFYLMYYLAQTEQKKMRLTDLVPKVDLSHSALSRLVTRLEQHQVGSLVKRKKGPDDKRSVDIFLMKKGEQIIHEMQMLINESLQSQMSEKDIQNIKRLVE, from the coding sequence ATGAATGAAAATGAGTTGTTTAATGCTTGGATCAATCTAACGAAATTTCACGACCGTTTACTGAAATCAATGGATTATACACTTAAAAATCAATTCCAATTAGGAATTAAAGAATTTTACCTTATGTATTACTTGGCACAAACCGAACAAAAGAAGATGAGGTTAACAGATTTAGTTCCAAAAGTGGACCTTAGTCATAGCGCTTTATCACGCTTGGTTACAAGACTGGAACAACATCAAGTTGGTTCGCTAGTTAAACGCAAAAAAGGTCCGGATGATAAACGATCTGTTGATATCTTCCTCATGAAAAAAGGAGAACAAATCATCCATGAGATGCAGATGCTGATCAATGAAAGCTTACAGTCTCAAATGAGCGAAAAGGATATACAAAATATAAAAAGGCTTGTTGAGTAA
- a CDS encoding MFS transporter — METQHNRVPDISIAEDPGILKQPKAVWAVFFACIIAFMGLGLVDPILPAIAKQLDADPSEVTLLFTSYNAVMAVAMLVTGFITSRIGMKRTLLSGIVIIALFSALGGFSNGIWELVFLRGGWGLGNALFVATALTAIVTLSNSGNAKAIILYEAAIGLGISVGPLIGGSLGAIVWRGPFFGVAGLMVIAFIGLIVLMPKTNTGRVTTKRTSLADPFRALKHRSLLVLGLTAALYNFGFFTLLAYSPFVLGLNEHGLGFVFLGWGGLLAVTSVYMAPKLQQWFGTVSSMCMMLFIFSLVLFAMGMWTSTQWVVIAAVIFAGALLGNINTLITTAVMNASPVERSTASAAYSFLRFLGGAIAPFMAGKLSEIYTPSLPFLVGGGVVFLSVVFIIFNNGHIQHVDKAEAH; from the coding sequence ATGGAAACACAACATAACCGGGTTCCGGACATCTCGATTGCAGAAGACCCTGGTATCCTGAAGCAGCCAAAAGCGGTTTGGGCTGTATTTTTTGCTTGTATTATTGCTTTTATGGGGCTCGGACTGGTCGATCCGATTTTACCAGCTATTGCCAAACAGCTGGATGCTGATCCAAGCGAGGTCACCTTGCTCTTCACTAGTTATAACGCCGTGATGGCTGTAGCTATGCTTGTCACCGGCTTTATCACATCCAGGATCGGCATGAAGCGTACATTACTCTCAGGTATTGTAATTATTGCTTTATTCTCTGCGCTTGGCGGTTTTTCAAATGGAATTTGGGAGCTTGTTTTCCTTCGCGGCGGATGGGGACTGGGAAATGCCCTGTTCGTAGCTACAGCCTTAACAGCAATAGTTACGTTATCAAATAGTGGAAATGCAAAAGCTATCATTCTATATGAAGCGGCGATTGGATTAGGAATTTCCGTCGGTCCTTTGATTGGAGGATCGTTAGGCGCCATTGTATGGAGAGGACCATTCTTCGGGGTTGCAGGGCTGATGGTCATTGCTTTTATAGGGTTGATCGTTTTGATGCCAAAAACGAATACAGGACGGGTTACGACAAAAAGAACGTCGTTGGCCGATCCCTTCCGAGCTTTAAAACATCGTTCCCTGCTCGTGTTAGGCCTCACAGCTGCGCTATATAATTTCGGATTCTTTACACTGCTTGCTTACTCTCCATTTGTTTTAGGACTGAATGAACATGGGTTAGGTTTCGTCTTTCTTGGATGGGGGGGTCTTTTGGCGGTTACTTCCGTATATATGGCTCCAAAACTACAACAGTGGTTTGGGACAGTTTCATCTATGTGTATGATGCTTTTTATATTTTCACTCGTGCTGTTTGCAATGGGGATGTGGACATCCACACAGTGGGTGGTCATTGCAGCCGTTATCTTTGCTGGTGCCCTTCTCGGAAATATCAATACTTTAATTACAACAGCGGTCATGAATGCAAGCCCTGTGGAACGATCGACAGCATCAGCCGCTTATAGTTTTCTGCGCTTCCTAGGAGGCGCCATTGCTCCGTTCATGGCAGGCAAACTCTCGGAGATTTACACTCCGAGCCTCCCGTTCCTTGTCGGCGGAGGCGTAGTATTTTTATCAGTGGTGTTTATCATTTTCAACAACGGCCATATCCAGCATGTGGACAAAGCAGAAGCTCACTAA
- the asnB gene encoding asparagine synthase (glutamine-hydrolyzing) → MCGITGWVSWTKSLSEQSPVLENMTNTITHRGPDSIGTWLSESAALGHRRLIVIDPEGGKQPMVYYEGPYAITLSYNGEIYNFKELREDLIHNGHHFKSSSDTEVLLHAYLEWGEACIERLNGIYAFAVWDERIEQLMLGRDHLGVKPLYFANRDNDIIFGSELKAMFAHPQVDPVIDKDGLSEIFGLGPIRTPGQGVFKDIEEVRAGHYVTFRKEGRKEEQYWTLKSHPHPDDLDTTVSTIRSYLEDTVTAQLVADRPVVSMLSGGLDSSGLTAIAGKDFSKEGKKLATYSIDFENNEKDFEKDFLRVDLDEPWAEKVSKHVGTEHKSIVLDADELAENLLVPMRARDLPGVGEIETSLYLLFKEMEKEATVALSGESADEVFSGYPWFHQDEFLEADIFPWLLNMRGMSSILSEQLKEKLDLPSYQKERYQEALDEVPVLEGESDLQAKQRRMSYMFITRFLPFMLDRKDRASMMTGFEVRVPFCDYRLVEYLWNVPIEMKNIDGIEKGILRRAFEGYLPEDVRYRKKSAYPSTKDQKYLERVSQWMLQILDDPTSPILPFIDVEKVRSITEGKSESIHASSAKGLLDYLIQVNAWLKEYDIKVIL, encoded by the coding sequence ATGTGTGGAATTACAGGTTGGGTGTCCTGGACAAAGAGTTTAAGTGAACAATCGCCCGTTTTGGAAAATATGACGAATACGATTACCCATCGGGGGCCGGATAGCATTGGTACATGGTTATCTGAGTCTGCAGCTCTGGGGCATCGGCGGTTAATCGTTATAGATCCAGAAGGCGGAAAACAACCAATGGTCTATTATGAAGGTCCATATGCCATTACTTTGAGCTACAATGGAGAGATTTATAATTTTAAAGAATTAAGAGAAGACTTAATTCACAATGGCCATCATTTTAAGAGCTCCTCTGATACTGAAGTTCTCCTCCATGCTTATTTGGAATGGGGAGAAGCATGTATAGAACGGTTGAACGGTATTTATGCCTTTGCTGTTTGGGATGAACGTATAGAGCAATTGATGTTGGGAAGAGACCACCTTGGGGTGAAGCCTCTGTACTTTGCTAATCGGGACAATGACATTATTTTCGGCTCTGAGTTGAAAGCCATGTTTGCTCATCCACAGGTGGACCCGGTTATTGATAAGGACGGGCTGTCAGAAATATTTGGACTCGGACCGATTCGGACACCTGGTCAAGGTGTTTTCAAAGACATTGAAGAAGTGCGGGCGGGCCACTATGTGACGTTTAGAAAAGAAGGGCGGAAAGAAGAACAATACTGGACATTAAAGAGCCATCCCCATCCTGATGACCTTGATACAACGGTTTCTACCATCCGTTCGTATTTGGAAGACACCGTCACTGCGCAGCTTGTGGCCGATCGACCTGTAGTCTCTATGCTTTCTGGTGGATTAGATTCCAGTGGTTTGACGGCTATAGCTGGAAAAGATTTTTCTAAAGAGGGTAAAAAGCTGGCCACGTATTCCATTGACTTTGAGAATAACGAAAAGGACTTTGAAAAAGACTTTTTACGCGTGGATTTGGATGAGCCCTGGGCAGAAAAAGTTTCGAAACATGTAGGAACTGAACATAAGTCAATTGTTTTGGATGCTGATGAGCTTGCAGAAAATCTGCTGGTGCCGATGAGAGCCCGGGATCTTCCAGGTGTGGGAGAGATTGAAACATCTCTCTATCTGCTTTTTAAAGAAATGGAGAAAGAGGCAACTGTCGCCTTATCCGGCGAATCCGCTGATGAAGTGTTCTCAGGATACCCGTGGTTTCACCAGGATGAGTTTTTAGAAGCGGATATTTTTCCGTGGTTGTTGAATATGAGAGGCATGAGCTCTATCTTATCAGAGCAACTTAAAGAAAAGCTTGACCTTCCATCTTATCAAAAAGAACGCTACCAGGAGGCATTAGACGAAGTCCCGGTTTTGGAAGGAGAATCGGACCTTCAAGCTAAACAAAGACGAATGTCTTATATGTTCATCACTCGTTTTCTTCCATTTATGCTTGACCGTAAAGATCGGGCCAGTATGATGACAGGGTTCGAGGTTCGGGTTCCTTTCTGTGACTATAGACTTGTCGAGTATTTATGGAACGTTCCGATTGAAATGAAAAATATTGATGGAATTGAAAAAGGGATATTAAGACGGGCGTTTGAAGGTTATCTGCCGGAGGACGTGCGCTATCGCAAGAAAAGTGCATATCCAAGCACAAAGGATCAAAAATATCTAGAAAGAGTCAGCCAATGGATGCTGCAGATATTAGATGATCCCACTTCCCCGATTCTTCCTTTTATTGATGTAGAAAAGGTTCGGAGTATCACTGAAGGTAAAAGCGAATCAATACATGCTTCCAGTGCCAAAGGATTGTTGGATTACCTTATTCAAGTAAACGCATGGCTTAAGGAATATGACATTAAGGTAATTTTATAA
- a CDS encoding ArsR/SmtB family transcription factor has product MVEHNNENLDDIFHALADETRREMVRLVSEKERTVSEMAAPFDMSLAAASKHIKVLEKANLIQRTVEGRTHTCRLEAETLALASQWLSVYEKFWSKRFDLLESELLQEEKKKH; this is encoded by the coding sequence ATGGTTGAACATAATAACGAAAACTTAGACGACATTTTTCATGCGCTCGCTGATGAAACTCGAAGAGAAATGGTACGACTTGTTTCAGAGAAAGAACGGACAGTTTCTGAGATGGCTGCACCTTTCGATATGTCTTTAGCTGCGGCATCCAAACACATTAAGGTATTAGAAAAAGCAAATTTAATCCAACGAACCGTTGAAGGGAGGACCCATACCTGTCGTCTCGAAGCCGAAACACTGGCACTTGCTTCTCAGTGGTTGAGCGTGTACGAGAAATTTTGGAGTAAACGTTTTGATCTTCTGGAAAGTGAGCTTTTGCAAGAGGAGAAGAAAAAACACTAA
- a CDS encoding NADH:flavin oxidoreductase/NADH oxidase, producing MSRLFSPLTIKNLTMKNRIVMSPMCQYSVTKEDGAPNEWHFVHYVSRAIGGTGLIIMEMTSVTPEGRITNGDLGLWSDEQVPHYQRLVNEIKKYDTKVGIQIAHAGRKAEDADQPVGASDIPVEVLPEETMNGELNSPRALTNQEVKETVQQFKQAAERAVKAGFDTIELHGAHGYLLHQFMSPSINNRTDEYGEDMALFGEEVIKEVKTVMPADMPLIMRMSAIEYIDGGYDLPHSIEMAKRFKKAGVDVFHVSSGGEGPPGERKPQNTPGYQVPFAREFKKQLDLPVIAVGKLSSPELAEATITNGDAELVAIARGMLNDPYWSLHAEKKLTHKVNPPFQYSRGIR from the coding sequence ATGAGTCGTTTATTCAGCCCACTTACTATTAAAAATCTAACGATGAAAAATCGTATAGTTATGTCACCAATGTGCCAGTATTCAGTCACTAAAGAAGATGGTGCCCCAAACGAATGGCATTTTGTTCACTATGTCTCAAGAGCGATAGGAGGAACAGGCCTAATTATTATGGAAATGACTAGTGTTACACCCGAGGGACGTATTACCAATGGCGACCTTGGTCTTTGGTCAGATGAACAAGTTCCACATTACCAACGACTAGTTAATGAAATAAAAAAGTATGACACCAAGGTTGGAATTCAAATTGCTCATGCAGGAAGAAAAGCAGAAGATGCCGATCAACCTGTAGGAGCTTCCGACATACCTGTAGAAGTATTACCAGAGGAAACAATGAATGGTGAACTTAACTCCCCTAGAGCTTTAACAAACCAAGAAGTGAAAGAAACTGTTCAGCAATTTAAACAAGCTGCTGAGAGAGCAGTAAAAGCAGGTTTTGATACAATCGAATTGCACGGGGCTCATGGTTATCTCTTGCATCAGTTTATGTCACCAAGTATTAACAATCGTACAGATGAGTATGGAGAAGACATGGCGCTCTTTGGCGAAGAAGTGATAAAGGAAGTCAAAACAGTAATGCCAGCAGATATGCCACTAATCATGCGAATGTCTGCCATTGAGTATATAGATGGGGGCTATGATTTACCACACTCTATTGAAATGGCTAAGCGTTTTAAAAAAGCTGGTGTAGATGTTTTCCATGTTTCAAGTGGTGGGGAAGGACCTCCTGGGGAACGTAAACCACAAAACACTCCGGGTTATCAGGTCCCCTTTGCGCGCGAGTTTAAAAAACAATTAGACCTTCCTGTTATCGCTGTTGGTAAATTAAGCAGCCCAGAACTAGCAGAAGCAACTATTACAAATGGAGATGCAGAACTTGTGGCCATTGCAAGAGGTATGCTTAATGATCCTTATTGGAGTTTACATGCAGAGAAGAAATTAACTCATAAAGTAAACCCACCTTTTCAATATTCAAGAGGAATAAGATAA
- a CDS encoding FtsW/RodA/SpoVE family cell cycle protein, which translates to MKSWKVTVNPFFSHSSAGWTGNFGAENPLSSGHTDFVLVSVTYQFGWIVSIIITLVLLLLMLRVALVNIKVKDSYGRMVVTGGLAFYSVQLLYHLMMSLGLLPVMSFSLPFLSYGLYPTVLNAIVFGLILSVYRKKDLAGMTSPAN; encoded by the coding sequence ATGAAATCATGGAAAGTTACGGTCAATCCGTTCTTCAGTCACTCTTCTGCTGGATGGACGGGAAACTTCGGCGCTGAGAATCCTCTTTCTTCAGGACATACAGATTTTGTGTTAGTCAGTGTAACGTATCAATTTGGATGGATTGTCTCAATCATCATAACTTTAGTTCTCCTGCTGTTAATGCTTCGGGTCGCTCTCGTAAATATAAAGGTAAAAGATTCCTATGGAAGAATGGTTGTAACTGGAGGATTAGCATTTTACTCCGTCCAGCTACTGTATCACTTAATGATGTCACTTGGACTGTTGCCAGTTATGTCTTTTTCTTTACCATTTTTAAGCTATGGTCTTTATCCAACCGTGTTGAATGCAATCGTGTTTGGCTTAATATTAAGTGTTTACAGAAAGAAAGATTTGGCAGGGATGACCTCTCCTGCTAATTAA
- a CDS encoding SRPBCC family protein codes for MDNISTTSLKMKREFNVKPERVFDAWLNPEMMKKWLFTLEGTNKVAQNNSQVGGTWEIVDHRGGKDYRALGEYLEIDPPNKLVFTFKMPQFSELEDTITVEITEGAAGCEMIFTHLIHVDSEENWTKTDLEKALGESHDQTEHGWNLMFMGLKELVETGKMSYKG; via the coding sequence ATGGACAACATTTCAACGACATCATTAAAAATGAAAAGAGAATTCAATGTGAAACCTGAGAGGGTTTTTGACGCATGGTTGAATCCTGAAATGATGAAAAAGTGGTTATTTACACTGGAAGGGACAAATAAGGTCGCTCAGAATAACTCACAGGTAGGAGGGACCTGGGAGATTGTGGACCATAGAGGAGGAAAAGATTACAGAGCGTTAGGAGAATACCTAGAAATCGACCCTCCCAATAAGTTGGTATTCACTTTTAAAATGCCTCAGTTTAGCGAGTTAGAAGATACAATTACTGTGGAGATAACAGAGGGTGCTGCAGGCTGTGAAATGATCTTTACACATCTCATACACGTCGATTCTGAAGAAAACTGGACCAAAACGGATTTGGAAAAAGCTCTTGGGGAGTCTCACGACCAAACTGAACATGGCTGGAATTTAATGTTCATGGGGCTTAAAGAGTTGGTTGAGACAGGAAAAATGAGCTACAAAGGGTAA
- a CDS encoding dienelactone hydrolase family protein, with translation MAEIFLLHHVLGRTKGIEAIADQLRDAGHTVHVPDLFDGRIFSSLEEGLGFVKEIGFEEVKARGVRAASELPRDVVYAGFSLGVPAAQQLAQTREGARGALFFHACLPTSEFESQWPIDLPVQIHAMSADPFFVEDRDINAARELVASANHAELFLYEGKEHLFTDISLPSYDADATKLVIKRVLDFLS, from the coding sequence ATGGCAGAAATTTTCTTGTTACACCATGTTTTAGGCCGAACGAAGGGGATTGAAGCAATCGCCGATCAACTGAGAGATGCGGGGCATACCGTCCATGTGCCAGATTTATTTGATGGTCGCATATTTTCCTCGCTGGAGGAAGGCTTGGGATTTGTTAAGGAAATCGGATTTGAAGAAGTGAAGGCGCGGGGCGTCCGGGCAGCCAGCGAGCTTCCACGCGATGTCGTGTATGCTGGTTTTTCACTCGGTGTCCCGGCAGCACAGCAGCTCGCTCAAACTCGTGAAGGCGCCAGAGGTGCATTGTTTTTTCATGCATGTCTACCGACCTCGGAATTCGAATCCCAGTGGCCGATCGACTTGCCTGTGCAAATTCACGCTATGAGTGCAGATCCTTTTTTCGTTGAAGATAGGGACATCAACGCTGCCCGTGAACTTGTGGCTTCGGCCAATCACGCTGAACTTTTTCTGTACGAAGGCAAGGAACATCTCTTCACCGACATCAGTTTACCGTCTTACGATGCTGATGCGACGAAACTTGTGATCAAGCGGGTTCTCGACTTTCTCTCATAG
- a CDS encoding VOC family protein, which produces MKPRVSVITIGVNNLEESLLFYRDGLGFPTDGIVGEEFDHGAVAFFDLQPGLKLAIWNRKDIAHETKVNVSSPSPTEFTLGHNVNNKAEVDEVMDKAKRAGAYITDPAHDTFWGGYSGHFQDPDGHLWEVVWNPEWDDVE; this is translated from the coding sequence ATGAAACCAAGAGTTTCTGTAATTACTATTGGAGTAAACAACCTTGAAGAATCATTACTTTTTTATCGTGATGGTTTAGGATTTCCTACTGATGGTATTGTTGGTGAAGAGTTTGACCACGGTGCTGTAGCATTTTTTGATTTGCAGCCTGGCTTGAAACTTGCTATTTGGAATCGAAAAGATATTGCACATGAAACTAAAGTGAATGTCAGCAGCCCAAGTCCTACAGAGTTTACTCTCGGTCACAATGTTAATAACAAGGCAGAGGTAGATGAGGTTATGGATAAAGCTAAAAGGGCAGGTGCTTACATCACTGATCCTGCACACGATACATTCTGGGGAGGATATTCCGGTCACTTTCAAGATCCAGATGGTCATCTGTGGGAAGTTGTATGGAATCCTGAATGGGATGACGTAGAATAA
- a CDS encoding VOC family protein: MIKGLYEAHLPVSDLNRSIEFYEGLGLEFDHKVEDRLAFLWIIKDQNWLGLWQTDKVEVEYHPSIRHIAFEVSLEGLKHSVTWLTNKGYTPREAFGFEPSEPFVMPNPNGGFGHAKIHFNDPDGNSLEFICKVSNPADLTERMYLSEWEELSGWSRK, from the coding sequence TTGATTAAAGGTCTATACGAAGCACACTTACCAGTCAGTGATTTAAACAGATCGATTGAATTCTATGAAGGACTCGGTTTGGAGTTTGACCACAAAGTTGAGGATAGATTAGCATTTTTATGGATTATTAAAGACCAGAATTGGCTTGGATTATGGCAAACCGATAAAGTTGAGGTCGAGTACCATCCTTCCATTAGGCATATAGCTTTTGAGGTTTCATTAGAAGGACTGAAGCACTCTGTGACCTGGCTGACAAATAAAGGTTATACGCCTAGAGAGGCATTTGGCTTTGAACCATCTGAACCATTTGTGATGCCTAACCCGAATGGAGGTTTTGGCCATGCGAAAATCCACTTTAACGATCCGGATGGAAATAGTTTAGAGTTCATTTGCAAAGTAAGTAATCCTGCCGATTTGACAGAAAGAATGTACTTAAGTGAATGGGAAGAGTTAAGTGGATGGTCAAGAAAATGA